A single Paenibacillus kribbensis DNA region contains:
- the odhB gene encoding 2-oxoglutarate dehydrogenase complex dihydrolipoyllysine-residue succinyltransferase produces MSDILVPAMGESITEGTISKWLVKEGDSVGQGDVLLELETDKVNLEISAEEAGVVQKILRQEGETVSIGEAVGLIGSGSGNAAASAGEAAATKAPEAPPVATTTASAAAEKAAQPISSNNDVGNQTASPSARKLARERGIDLEQVQGKDPLGRVFQGDVKTHTNSAEVARAASTAPASPAANKPAASSPSPTEYSKPVERQRMSRRRATIAKRLVEAQQTAAMLTTFNEVDMTAILDVRKRRKDKFKEKHDVGLGFMSFFTKAVVGALKQFPTVNAEINGDDIVLKKYYDIGIAVSAKEGLVVPVVRDADRLGFAEIEKSIADLAGKARSNSLSLADLQGGTFTITNGGIFGSLLSTPILNTPQVGILGMHKIQLRPIAIDEERMENRPMMYIALSYDHRIIDGSEAVRFLVTVKELLEDPESLLLEG; encoded by the coding sequence GTGAGCGATATTTTAGTGCCGGCAATGGGAGAATCCATCACGGAAGGAACAATTTCCAAATGGCTTGTGAAGGAAGGGGATTCTGTAGGACAGGGGGATGTTCTACTGGAGCTGGAAACGGATAAGGTCAATCTGGAAATTAGTGCAGAAGAAGCGGGAGTCGTCCAGAAGATCCTTCGTCAGGAGGGAGAGACCGTGTCCATCGGTGAAGCTGTTGGCTTGATCGGAAGTGGTAGCGGTAACGCAGCAGCCAGCGCCGGAGAAGCAGCAGCGACCAAAGCGCCGGAGGCACCGCCCGTAGCGACTACGACGGCTTCTGCAGCAGCGGAAAAGGCCGCACAGCCTATTTCGTCTAATAATGATGTGGGAAATCAGACGGCATCTCCATCCGCCCGGAAGCTGGCGCGTGAACGCGGCATTGATCTGGAGCAGGTACAGGGAAAAGACCCGCTCGGACGTGTGTTCCAGGGAGATGTCAAAACGCATACGAACAGCGCTGAGGTTGCGCGTGCGGCATCGACTGCACCTGCGTCTCCCGCTGCCAACAAGCCTGCGGCTTCGTCTCCATCTCCAACGGAGTATAGCAAGCCTGTAGAACGCCAGCGGATGTCTCGTCGCAGAGCGACGATTGCCAAGCGTCTTGTTGAAGCGCAGCAAACAGCCGCTATGCTTACCACTTTTAATGAAGTGGATATGACCGCCATTCTCGATGTTCGCAAACGCCGTAAAGATAAGTTCAAGGAGAAGCATGATGTAGGGCTGGGCTTTATGTCCTTCTTTACGAAAGCAGTGGTTGGCGCACTCAAGCAATTCCCTACCGTGAATGCAGAAATTAACGGCGATGATATTGTACTGAAAAAATACTATGATATCGGGATTGCTGTATCTGCCAAGGAAGGTTTGGTCGTGCCAGTCGTACGGGACGCTGACCGTCTCGGCTTTGCTGAAATAGAGAAAAGCATTGCAGATTTGGCTGGCAAAGCACGCTCCAACTCGCTTTCGCTGGCAGATTTGCAAGGTGGAACCTTTACCATTACCAATGGAGGTATTTTTGGTTCCCTGCTGTCTACGCCAATTCTGAACACCCCGCAGGTGGGTATTTTGGGAATGCACAAAATCCAGCTTCGCCCGATTGCAATTGACGAGGAGCGTATGGAAAATCGTCCGATGATGTACATCGCCTTGTCTTACGATCACCGGATTATCGATGGCAGCGAAGCGGTTCGCTTCTTGGTAACGGTCAAAGAATTGCTGGAAGATCCGGAATCCCTGCTGCTGGAGGGATAA
- a CDS encoding 2-oxoglutarate dehydrogenase E1 component: MTMEESSRQVPWQTYYGPNLGYVQDQYEKYVADPGTVDPAYRELFDQWGEPPQSEYSAASMIDYKLQGPPASALGSLDSNTLQKAVTAGKMVWNIREYGHLAAQIDPLELDAEQDTRLLDPASYGLTEQDLKAFPASLIWDNAPAGTLNGWEAIQRLRVAYTGPIAYEFSHIHDEEERRWLNSYAESGWSSKPLTTQERKALLGRLVEVEQFEEFLHKTFVGQKRFSIEGNDVLVPVLDEIIRLTTNAGASHVLMGMAHRGRLNVLAHVLGKPYSKIFSEFHHSPNKDLIPSEGSTGINYGWTGDVKYHLGADRFVKDGEAVQARLTLANNPSHLEYVNPVVQGFSRAAQEDRSEAGYPKLDVSKAATIIMHGDAAFPGEGIVAESLNFTNLRGFRNGGTVHIIVNNRLGFTTESVDSRSTRYASDLAKGYEIPIVHVNADNPEACIAAARMAGEYRNRFKKDFLIDLIGYRRYGHNESDDPETTQPLVYRKVKNHPTVSKLYAQNLMKQGIVDEAFSAGLIEKVQNRLKEAHEHVKNQPEEEPEITAVKATKNQGSAVRTAVELKKLRQINENLLKWPKDFHVYPKLDRILQRRKTALNEGEKVDWSLAETLALATILADGKPIRMTGQDAERATFAHRNLVLHEPETGNTHCPLHTLPEARASFSIHNSPLSEASVLGFEYGYNVFSPETLVIWEAQFGDFANCAQVIFDQFISAGRAKWRQKSSLVMLLPHGSEGQGPEHTSARLERFLQLSAQNNWTVANLSSASQYFHLLRRQAALSESEEARPLVMMSPKSLIRNNRVASPASEFSEGTFRPVLEQPGLGARPDRVERIVLCSGKIAIDLEEALEKDKNEAEERLHIIRVEQLYPFPEEEIRNIFSRFSHVKEFVWAQEEPKNMGAWSYIEPRLRNVVPQGAEIRYAGRPERSSPASGYQQVHSLEQQRIIQSALKQDSKNNITLGR, from the coding sequence ATGACAATGGAAGAGAGCAGCAGACAGGTACCTTGGCAGACGTATTACGGGCCTAATCTAGGTTATGTGCAGGACCAGTATGAAAAGTATGTAGCGGACCCCGGAACGGTTGATCCGGCTTACCGCGAGCTGTTTGATCAATGGGGCGAGCCGCCGCAATCCGAATACTCGGCTGCTTCCATGATAGACTACAAATTGCAAGGACCCCCCGCAAGTGCTCTGGGGAGCCTCGACTCGAACACATTACAGAAAGCGGTTACAGCGGGGAAAATGGTGTGGAACATCCGTGAATACGGGCATTTGGCCGCCCAAATAGATCCCCTGGAACTGGATGCTGAGCAGGATACACGCTTGCTTGATCCAGCATCCTATGGCTTAACTGAACAGGACTTAAAGGCTTTTCCGGCCTCTTTAATATGGGATAACGCTCCTGCGGGAACACTTAACGGATGGGAAGCCATTCAACGGTTGCGTGTAGCATACACAGGGCCGATTGCCTATGAATTTAGTCACATTCATGATGAGGAGGAACGCCGCTGGTTGAACAGCTATGCAGAATCCGGCTGGTCCTCCAAGCCACTCACAACACAGGAACGCAAGGCGCTGCTGGGCAGATTGGTAGAGGTAGAGCAGTTCGAAGAGTTTTTGCATAAAACGTTTGTCGGACAGAAGCGTTTTTCCATCGAGGGCAATGATGTGCTTGTACCCGTACTCGACGAGATCATTCGACTCACGACGAATGCAGGAGCAAGCCACGTCCTGATGGGAATGGCGCACCGGGGCCGTTTGAATGTGCTGGCTCATGTGCTGGGCAAGCCTTATAGCAAAATTTTCTCTGAATTTCATCATTCTCCGAATAAGGATCTGATCCCGTCGGAAGGCTCTACCGGAATTAACTACGGCTGGACTGGAGATGTGAAGTATCATCTGGGTGCCGATCGGTTTGTAAAGGATGGAGAAGCGGTACAAGCCCGCCTGACATTGGCGAATAACCCGAGTCACCTGGAGTATGTGAATCCGGTCGTCCAAGGCTTTTCCCGCGCAGCGCAGGAAGACCGCAGTGAAGCAGGCTATCCGAAGCTGGATGTCAGCAAGGCGGCTACGATTATCATGCATGGCGATGCGGCTTTCCCGGGTGAGGGTATCGTGGCAGAATCGCTTAATTTTACAAATTTGCGTGGCTTCCGTAATGGCGGTACGGTTCATATTATTGTGAATAATCGTCTGGGCTTTACGACAGAGAGTGTTGATTCACGTTCGACCCGTTATGCCAGCGATCTGGCCAAGGGCTACGAAATCCCGATTGTACACGTGAACGCGGATAATCCTGAAGCCTGCATTGCAGCGGCACGTATGGCTGGCGAATACCGCAATCGCTTCAAGAAGGATTTTCTGATTGATCTGATTGGGTATCGTCGTTATGGTCACAATGAATCCGATGACCCGGAAACAACCCAGCCGCTGGTGTATCGCAAGGTGAAGAATCATCCGACGGTGAGCAAATTGTATGCTCAAAATCTGATGAAGCAGGGTATTGTGGATGAAGCATTTAGTGCCGGCCTCATTGAAAAGGTGCAAAACCGACTGAAGGAAGCGCATGAGCATGTGAAGAATCAACCGGAAGAGGAACCTGAGATTACGGCTGTTAAGGCAACAAAAAATCAGGGCTCTGCGGTCCGTACTGCGGTGGAATTGAAAAAGCTGCGGCAAATCAATGAAAACTTGCTCAAATGGCCAAAAGATTTTCATGTATATCCGAAGCTGGATCGCATTTTACAGCGTAGAAAAACAGCTCTGAACGAAGGGGAAAAGGTAGATTGGAGCTTGGCGGAGACGCTGGCCCTGGCTACTATCCTCGCAGATGGCAAGCCGATTCGCATGACGGGTCAGGATGCGGAGCGGGCGACCTTTGCTCACCGTAACCTCGTGCTGCATGAGCCTGAAACCGGCAATACACATTGCCCGCTGCATACATTGCCGGAAGCGCGCGCCTCGTTCAGTATTCATAATAGCCCTTTATCTGAGGCATCTGTGCTCGGCTTTGAATATGGGTATAATGTGTTTTCTCCTGAGACATTGGTCATTTGGGAAGCACAATTCGGCGATTTTGCGAACTGCGCTCAGGTTATTTTCGACCAATTTATTTCCGCGGGCCGTGCCAAATGGAGACAGAAATCCAGTTTGGTGATGCTGTTACCGCATGGCAGTGAAGGACAAGGACCGGAGCATACGAGTGCACGGCTGGAGCGTTTCCTCCAGTTGTCTGCACAAAATAACTGGACTGTCGCCAATCTGAGCAGTGCCTCACAGTATTTTCATCTGCTGCGCCGTCAGGCTGCATTAAGCGAAAGTGAGGAAGCGCGTCCGCTTGTGATGATGTCGCCGAAAAGCCTGATTCGCAACAACCGTGTCGCTTCGCCCGCTTCTGAGTTCAGCGAGGGAACATTCCGTCCTGTGCTGGAGCAGCCCGGCCTGGGTGCACGCCCGGATCGTGTAGAGCGCATTGTACTGTGCAGTGGCAAAATTGCGATTGATCTGGAAGAGGCTTTGGAGAAGGATAAAAATGAGGCAGAGGAGCGCCTGCACATTATTCGTGTGGAGCAGTTGTACCCCTTTCCGGAAGAGGAAATTCGAAATATTTTCAGCCGCTTCTCGCATGTTAAAGAATTCGTATGGGCTCAGGAAGAACCTAAAAATATGGGGGCCTGGAGTTACATTGAGCCTCGTCTGCGGAATGTTGTACCGCAAGGAGCGGAAATTCGTTACGCAGGCAGACCGGAACGTTCCAGCCCGGCGAGCGGCTATCAGCAAGTGCACAGCCTAGAACAGCAGCGAATTATTCAATCAGCGTTGAAGCAGGATTCCAAAAACAATATTACATTGGGGAGGTAG
- a CDS encoding YfiT family bacillithiol transferase, whose amino-acid sequence MDKDLRYPIGPFVVPDMITEEQLLAWIHDIAELPSQLRQAVEGLNEQQLNTPYREGGWTIRQVVHHLADSHMNSYIRFKLALTEDTPTIKPYDEGRWAEMPDARELPLEPSLQLLEGLHERWATVLRSLGEDQLHRTFIHPESGQTIRLERNIGIYAWHGKHHTAHITSLRERNAW is encoded by the coding sequence TTGGACAAAGATTTGCGCTACCCGATTGGGCCGTTCGTCGTTCCGGATATGATTACAGAAGAACAGCTTCTGGCATGGATTCACGACATTGCTGAACTGCCTTCGCAGCTTCGTCAGGCGGTTGAGGGATTGAATGAGCAGCAGCTTAATACGCCTTATCGTGAAGGGGGCTGGACGATAAGACAGGTTGTTCATCATTTGGCAGACAGCCATATGAACAGCTATATTCGTTTTAAGCTGGCGCTGACGGAGGATACACCGACAATCAAGCCATACGATGAGGGACGTTGGGCCGAAATGCCAGACGCCAGGGAACTTCCACTGGAACCCTCGCTGCAATTGCTGGAAGGGCTGCATGAACGGTGGGCCACCGTGTTGCGATCATTAGGAGAAGATCAGCTGCATCGAACGTTTATTCATCCTGAATCAGGCCAGACGATCCGGCTCGAACGAAACATCGGCATCTATGCCTGGCACGGCAAGCATCATACAGCTCATATCACCTCCTTAAGGGAACGGAATGCATGGTGA
- the licT gene encoding BglG family transcription antiterminator LicT — protein MIIKQIFNNNIVSTVDDKNQELLILGRGIGFNFRAGDPIDEKRIEKIFRLQDANIYEKFKATVMEVPIDILQVTDDIVSLARTQLNKKISDGIYVSLSDHIHFAIQRMEHDMIVRNPLSWEIQHFYKAEYDAAKESLTLLRERLGIEFPKEEICNIALHFVNAEINDSMNDVTHMMQLLQEIMNIIKYHFNMEFNEDSANYFRFITHLKYFCQRVITHSSHDDAEEYLYEVVKKNYAGTFKCIGKIEKFIQKNYEYTMTHSEQLYLTLHLERLIKRK, from the coding sequence GTGATAATTAAACAAATTTTCAACAATAATATCGTCAGCACGGTGGATGATAAAAACCAGGAGTTGCTTATCCTCGGCCGGGGTATCGGGTTTAACTTCCGTGCGGGTGATCCGATTGACGAGAAGCGGATTGAGAAAATTTTCCGTCTGCAGGATGCAAATATTTATGAGAAGTTTAAAGCCACTGTCATGGAAGTTCCGATTGATATTTTACAAGTCACCGATGACATTGTTAGTCTGGCGCGCACGCAGTTGAACAAAAAAATAAGTGATGGCATTTATGTCTCCTTGTCAGATCATATTCATTTTGCTATTCAGCGTATGGAGCATGACATGATTGTACGCAATCCACTGTCATGGGAGATTCAGCATTTCTATAAAGCTGAGTATGACGCTGCCAAAGAATCACTGACACTTTTGCGCGAACGTCTGGGCATTGAATTCCCAAAGGAAGAGATTTGTAATATCGCCCTTCATTTCGTGAATGCTGAAATTAATGATTCGATGAATGATGTTACTCATATGATGCAGCTGCTCCAGGAAATCATGAATATTATCAAATATCATTTTAATATGGAGTTTAATGAGGATAGCGCGAATTACTTCCGTTTTATTACACACCTCAAATATTTTTGCCAGCGCGTGATTACACACTCGAGCCACGACGATGCAGAAGAATATTTGTATGAAGTCGTGAAAAAAAATTATGCGGGCACTTTTAAATGCATTGGGAAAATTGAGAAGTTTATTCAAAAGAATTACGAGTATACCATGACGCACTCTGAGCAGTTGTACCTGACACTTCATTTGGAGCGCCTCATAAAAAGAAAATAA
- a CDS encoding type I phosphomannose isomerase catalytic subunit has protein sequence MLKPYPLQFQPEFKERVWGGRALEQFGLTPPEGHIGEGWMIADHPNGTTTVINGELAGKGLDEIREAYGQEWLGAKGVSEKGGRFPLLIKLLDCNDDLSVQVHPTDDYEGLPAGELGKTEMWYVLDAKPDAKIIYGLTEGVTRESLRTALESGDILGSLRQVPVEAGDTFFIPAGTVHALCAGVVVAEIQQNSDTTYRLYDYNRPGLDGKPRELHIEDSLNVTSYEGAGATTMKTGGLQPGEWLQLAACEYFVVEKGIVDGSWSLSTTKDSFTILVICEGSGTLTWGDNAASLSCKAGDCFLLPANLNGYTLNDKMTVLRSYLP, from the coding sequence ATGCTAAAGCCATACCCGCTGCAATTTCAACCTGAATTTAAAGAAAGAGTCTGGGGAGGACGAGCATTAGAACAATTTGGTCTAACCCCACCAGAAGGACATATTGGCGAAGGATGGATGATTGCCGATCATCCGAATGGAACAACAACGGTCATCAATGGCGAGCTAGCAGGTAAAGGGCTGGATGAGATCCGTGAAGCTTATGGACAGGAATGGCTTGGAGCCAAAGGAGTATCGGAAAAAGGTGGCCGCTTCCCGCTTCTGATCAAGCTGCTGGATTGCAATGATGATTTGTCCGTACAGGTACATCCGACAGATGATTATGAGGGACTTCCAGCTGGAGAGCTTGGAAAAACCGAAATGTGGTACGTGCTTGATGCCAAGCCGGATGCGAAAATCATTTATGGTCTGACAGAAGGTGTAACGCGCGAAAGTCTGCGTACAGCTCTTGAAAGCGGAGACATCCTCGGCAGCTTGCGTCAGGTTCCTGTTGAGGCAGGCGATACATTTTTCATTCCCGCCGGAACTGTACATGCGCTGTGCGCGGGTGTTGTCGTTGCTGAAATCCAGCAAAATTCGGATACGACCTATCGGTTATATGACTACAACCGCCCTGGTTTGGATGGCAAGCCCCGTGAGTTGCATATTGAGGATTCCCTCAATGTGACCTCTTACGAAGGTGCAGGCGCAACAACGATGAAAACGGGCGGCTTACAGCCAGGGGAATGGCTCCAGCTTGCAGCCTGTGAGTATTTTGTCGTAGAAAAGGGAATCGTAGATGGAAGCTGGTCGCTTTCCACAACGAAAGACAGCTTTACCATTCTTGTCATTTGCGAAGGCAGTGGTACCCTTACATGGGGCGATAATGCTGCATCTCTTTCCTGTAAAGCTGGAGATTGCTTCTTGCTGCCTGCCAATCTGAACGGTTACACATTGAATGACAAAATGACCGTACTTAGATCTTATCTTCCTTAA
- a CDS encoding beta-glucoside-specific PTS transporter subunit IIABC, giving the protein MDQQETAKKIVDSVGGTDNINSVYHCVTRLRFDLKDNGKVKQDELKKLDKVMGTNVSGDQFQVIIGNEVSKVFDAMAHLYPVLKNDSTEKKSSEKKKQNAISNLFEFIAGVFAPILPAIAGAGLLKGLIALLVSVGWLTAGTDTYRIFSAIGDGVFYFLPLLIAVSAARKFGCNPYVAVAVSAALMYPDMGALLSSGHAVSFIGVPVTAVTYASSVIPILLAIWLMSYVQRGVDRIIPSSFKLLLVPLITMIIVVPVTLIAIGPLGTLIGSGLSGGINWLISEGGWIAGIILGGAMALIVMTGMHYALVPVIISNLAKLGFDKFLPLTYISNMGQAGATMGVFFRARDKKLKSVAFSTSVTALMGVTEPAMYGVNMKYKRPFIAGMIGSAAGGGFSLAFGANAYVLAGNGGIPGLPALIGPTFWYAVGGMLIAFVVATIAAILLGINEEQSGEAVQTTSETTTYSTDRDDSTDSSKEPQEDLNIRATNETILAPMTGRSIPLKEVNDPTFGDELMGKGVAFVPVIGELSSPVNGTVLNVFKTKHAMVIRSNDGAELLIHVGINTVKLRGQFFEAHVQAGDVVQAGDKLLSFDLEHIAKDYDITTAMVVTNTSDYQSVFPIKLGDITMKEPVLKVEI; this is encoded by the coding sequence ATGGATCAGCAGGAAACTGCCAAAAAAATTGTCGACTCTGTTGGTGGAACAGACAATATTAACTCCGTATACCATTGCGTTACACGCTTACGCTTTGATCTCAAGGATAACGGTAAGGTCAAGCAGGATGAATTAAAGAAGTTGGATAAGGTTATGGGAACCAATGTATCTGGAGATCAATTCCAGGTCATTATCGGCAATGAAGTCAGCAAAGTATTCGATGCAATGGCGCATCTATACCCTGTCCTAAAGAACGACTCCACCGAAAAGAAGTCTTCTGAAAAAAAGAAACAAAATGCGATCTCTAACTTGTTCGAGTTTATTGCAGGTGTGTTTGCCCCTATTTTACCTGCCATTGCTGGTGCGGGCTTGCTCAAAGGATTGATTGCCTTGCTCGTATCCGTAGGCTGGCTTACAGCGGGGACGGATACGTACCGAATTTTCTCAGCGATCGGGGACGGAGTCTTTTATTTCTTACCTTTACTGATTGCTGTGAGTGCGGCTCGTAAATTTGGATGTAATCCTTATGTGGCCGTTGCTGTGAGCGCAGCACTCATGTACCCTGACATGGGGGCGTTATTATCAAGTGGTCATGCTGTTTCTTTTATCGGTGTTCCGGTTACCGCTGTTACTTATGCGTCCTCCGTTATCCCTATCCTTCTTGCCATTTGGTTGATGTCTTATGTGCAAAGGGGCGTAGACCGTATCATTCCTTCATCTTTTAAGCTGCTGCTTGTGCCCTTAATTACGATGATTATTGTCGTTCCAGTTACACTGATCGCCATTGGTCCGCTGGGTACTCTGATCGGTAGTGGACTGTCTGGCGGTATCAATTGGCTTATTTCGGAAGGCGGCTGGATTGCAGGTATTATTTTGGGCGGGGCTATGGCATTGATCGTGATGACAGGCATGCACTATGCGCTGGTTCCAGTCATCATCAGTAATTTGGCTAAACTGGGTTTTGACAAATTCCTGCCGCTAACCTACATCTCCAATATGGGTCAGGCAGGAGCAACCATGGGCGTATTTTTCCGTGCTAGAGATAAAAAACTTAAATCTGTGGCATTTTCTACAAGTGTGACAGCACTTATGGGTGTTACCGAGCCTGCTATGTATGGAGTGAATATGAAATATAAGCGACCTTTTATAGCAGGTATGATCGGTAGTGCTGCAGGCGGCGGGTTCTCTCTTGCCTTTGGTGCCAATGCCTATGTGCTGGCAGGAAACGGGGGAATTCCAGGGCTGCCTGCATTGATTGGACCCACCTTCTGGTATGCAGTGGGCGGTATGTTGATCGCATTCGTGGTAGCCACAATCGCAGCTATCCTGCTCGGCATTAACGAAGAACAGAGTGGCGAAGCTGTGCAAACCACGAGCGAAACGACCACTTATTCTACAGACCGTGACGACTCGACAGATTCCTCTAAAGAACCGCAGGAAGATTTAAATATTCGAGCTACCAATGAGACGATTCTTGCTCCCATGACAGGCCGTTCGATTCCGCTGAAGGAAGTGAATGATCCGACATTCGGTGACGAACTGATGGGCAAAGGTGTTGCCTTTGTTCCTGTTATTGGAGAACTGTCCTCTCCTGTAAATGGCACTGTGTTAAATGTGTTCAAGACTAAACACGCCATGGTTATTCGCAGTAATGACGGTGCAGAGCTGCTCATCCATGTGGGCATCAATACCGTTAAGCTGCGTGGGCAGTTTTTTGAAGCCCATGTTCAAGCTGGCGATGTAGTTCAAGCTGGCGATAAGCTGCTCTCATTCGATCTGGAGCATATCGCTAAGGATTATGACATCACCACAGCGATGGTTGTCACCAACACAAGCGACTATCAATCTGTTTTTCCCATCAAGCTGGGTGACATCACCATGAAGGAGCCTGTGCTGAAGGTAGAAATCTAA
- a CDS encoding alpha/beta fold hydrolase, producing MREYTFTIVENDGTELFAYRWLPDQQIPLKGIVQISHGMCERSYRYIRLADKLTASGYVVYANDHIGHGRTAGDLDKLGMPGADAFNRMANGMLELGEIAAKEFPNQPRFLLGHSMGSFLTQKIMYDDRQVYQGFILSGTNGRRGLLKLGEQVALVQAKLQGMDHRSMLLNAMVFGGFNRSFRPVRTAFDWLSRDPEEVDQFVHDPWCGAICTTSFFLDFFRLLQEIHWPSSLESINPKLPVYIFAGDRDPVGLFGKGVLSLVDMYRSLELQDLEYRLYPDGRHEMLHETNRDEVMSDIVDWLDRHINAATTSVSVLSGGPKASL from the coding sequence ATGCGGGAATACACCTTCACCATCGTTGAAAACGACGGAACCGAGCTTTTTGCCTACCGCTGGCTGCCCGATCAGCAGATACCCCTAAAGGGGATTGTACAAATTTCACATGGCATGTGTGAGAGGTCCTACCGCTATATCCGACTGGCCGATAAGCTCACTGCTTCCGGCTACGTTGTGTATGCCAACGATCATATCGGTCACGGGCGTACAGCTGGTGATCTTGATAAGCTCGGTATGCCGGGAGCAGACGCGTTCAATCGAATGGCAAACGGCATGCTGGAGCTAGGCGAAATTGCGGCTAAGGAGTTCCCAAATCAGCCTCGTTTTTTGCTGGGTCACAGCATGGGCTCCTTTTTAACCCAAAAAATAATGTATGACGACAGGCAGGTGTATCAGGGGTTTATTTTATCGGGAACGAACGGGCGGCGTGGTCTGTTAAAGCTCGGAGAGCAGGTCGCCTTGGTACAAGCCAAGCTGCAAGGAATGGATCATCGCAGCATGCTGCTCAATGCGATGGTCTTCGGAGGGTTTAACCGCTCCTTTCGTCCGGTGCGTACGGCATTTGACTGGCTATCCCGTGATCCAGAGGAAGTAGATCAATTCGTACATGATCCATGGTGTGGAGCCATCTGTACGACAAGCTTTTTTCTTGATTTCTTCAGGCTGCTGCAGGAAATCCATTGGCCTTCCTCGCTGGAAAGCATTAACCCTAAACTGCCAGTCTACATATTTGCCGGGGATCGTGATCCGGTGGGATTGTTCGGTAAAGGTGTATTATCGCTGGTCGATATGTACCGAAGCCTGGAGCTTCAGGATCTGGAATATCGCCTCTACCCTGATGGCCGCCATGAGATGCTGCATGAAACAAACCGTGATGAGGTCATGAGTGACATTGTTGACTGGCTGGACCGTCATATTAACGCAGCAACGACCTCTGTTTCTGTTTTGTCTGGAGGCCCTAAGGCATCTTTATAA